The sequence below is a genomic window from Daphnia pulicaria isolate SC F1-1A chromosome 6, SC_F0-13Bv2, whole genome shotgun sequence.
GAGGAGTAGCTTCAACAGCTCACGTCTTCAATCCTACTACCCCCAAAACAACGACAACCACTACCAAAGCGACAACGATAACAACAAGAGCGACAACAACCACAGctaaagcaacaacaacagccaccaCGACAACTACAACTTCAAAACCTTTAATTACGACCGTTCCGTGGTGGCACACAAGTTCCAAGAGCTCCACGCCATCAACGAGGTAAAGGGCACactccgttttatttttttttcttcggtttCAAACCAAATTGCCAAGTCATTATTAATTATCTTTTGTTGCTTTTTCATTCAGGTGGTGGAACAATTGGACCAAACGATCGACCCCGTCGTCGGTAGACCCGCAGGTGACCAACACCCAGCCTGCGGCCTCTTCGCTTTCACTGGCACCTTCGACAATTCCGGCCACGACCGCCGTCACTACACCACGCCCTACGATTAGCGTCACGAGGTTCCGCCCGACCACTACATCCACCACTACTACCACAACGACCACTACACCAAGAACAACATCACGCACAACTGCCGCTCCTAGCCCAGTGTCCaacaaattttccagttcTGGTAAAAGCCTCTTAAAAATTTGGTTGCTCCGAAACAATTCACTATAAGAGGgaattttgtgtgttttttttttcacaggtGTTAACGAATTATGCGAGGATAGAATAACCAAGATTGCTGGGTCCATGTCCTGCCAAGACTTCCTACAGCGCTACGGTTTCCAGTACTGTCGCCAGCCTTACATCATGAAAAATTGTTGTGCATCGCAGCAACGATACTGCCCAAATTAAAAACCCAGCGCTTGCGATTTTGAGAAACACTTAACcagacaaacgaaaaaaaccagAATATAAAGTCGCTTCCGGCTCAGTGATGAAACAGAGACACAACAGAATATATTTGGCGTCATtggtcgaagaagaaaatgaaaatgaacaaaaaaaaaagaaaataaacaaacaaacaatttaaatattataagACGAGGTGCGTTCACGATCTCCGATTTACTGGAAATTGTCGACAGAGACTGCCGCCGCATAATAGTACCCATTCGCATAATTCGCGTGCATAAACAATTAGTTCAAAGACCCCGTCTTCCATCGTTAATAATGTGATCAAGGGTCTACACTTATTTCCGCAACCAATGCTGTTTATCATGCTCGTATCAactaaacagaaaagaaacacaacaaGATAAATCTGAACTTATCGCGCTGGTCTGTTCCTAAGACACGAACGTTCTTGCAAAATGTTATCTAACTTTGCCCTCCTCTTCGGTTGGACTCATTGGTATAACGGCTTGAATAATCGATAATGCTCCCACTGGATGGTGATGATCATAAACGAACGGAATGATTGCAAACAAACCAGTCTTGCCTGTGTGAGCTCTGATGCCTCACTGTACAGATGTACAGACTCCGACTTTTTTTCTGATGTACAAGATTTTGTGCCTCTTTGAtagattgtttttgtttttcctctcaatccctccccccccccctcctcaacCCCTTTTCAATCCCAATTCCTCCCTCCCCAAATACTAGACCCATCGCTTGATGTACGCGTgccttttttgttgaaaacgatcattttttatttgattttatttagttttttgtgtgtggaatATTACGCGGTGTTTGTGAATCGAATGCAAACTTTATACGTTTGCACGGCGGGCGGTGCCGGCGTTTACCGGCTGTCTCTCGAATATTGTACAGTGGTTTTTGATCTATCTTTTtctagaaacaaaaataatggaCGAAGGATATTCAAACTCTGGTAttatttcattgatttattcGCCTCTTGTGACATAATCGTGTGCCGCTAATAATTAGTGGATAAAGCCATTACTGGTACCGAGTTTTCGTATTAGGCGCCGGAAAAAGTGCGGAGCCACTATCGCCAGCAGGCAGCAGCCGCTTCAGTGTCTGGTCACGTAACACAGCAGAGAAGGGGAGGAGTTCCAGACACGTATTGATTTCCAATGTGTTGGGTTGCTAGTGCTGACTTTAGTCTTACTCACGACAGTGATCAAGATGGGATGGAGTACAAAGAACTTCCAACTCggtcaaggaaaaaaatctgttccctaaaaacatttcattcattATTGAGGCTACGTGACTCGACACAAATTTTGCCGACAGATTGCAAAACGAATTAAAGCAAAACCACGAGAACATTCGGCATGATGACCAAATCACGAGAGCAGGTAATTTATTTATACTGAGTCAAAAATTGTCTTTCTCGTCCTAAGTTCAAAACAAACTACAGCAGTATATCGCATACGGGCATTCTCACTGTTATGATGCTGATAGTGAAGGGGTCCCCCATATAAATAGCCACTGCTTGCAGCGACTATTTTTAGAGTTTGTgttatgtatgtgtgtgtagcgACTTTGTTGATCTCTTGAAATCCGATTATCAATTATAAAACGAAAGGCAAGGTTGGGAAAGGACAAGTAAGTGACATCATAATGTGGACTGTTTATTGCCCTAGATAAGTCGCGTCTAAAGAGAAACTGGGGTCTATAGACCGACAGTGATGATGAGACATTGCTTATCATATCCGGCGTTTAAAAAATCCATCTAAACCTAAGACTGGTCGATAGATATAGTTAGTCGGTTTGTCACTCCCGTTGAGGGAGGCTGTGCGATCTATACGGTGCGTGTTGTCAACTTGTGTACGTATCTCGATAGATTACGTTTCTCACCTGACAAGGACAcatgccattttttttttcagcgccACGAACCACAGCATATCAGCTGATTACGGTACCTATTATATACGAGTGATCTCCTTcaacgaagaaatttttgaatccggaagcaaatttttttacaggtgAGACACGCATACGTTCATTCAATTAAAGGAAACTGTCCGTTTGCTGTGACCATTAACTCAGTAAGAAGCGTTCCCCTGTAAAACTGTAATTACATAATTCATGTTCCAAGTGATGCAAGCTGTTATCAGTCCTGGGTAATTTTGCTAAGCTAAAGTTCAATTTGTAGTAAGGCTatgggttttcttttctttccgcgTTGTGAAACAATTACATGTTCAGGTGTGACTTTGAGAACTGTCATATCAACAgtgatcattaaaaaaaattacacaaacaaatattttgcaGTTTTGCACCTGTATCTACATATAGAtaagcaaataaataaaaaaggccaTTAAAGCATATCTAATGTCTACATTATTTCAGACTGCCCTTGCCGGACCACTCAACCTTTACAGGATTCATCCGGATATCGACGCGTATTACAAATCCCCTTTTATCTCGCGATTGATTGGCTGTTGATTCAAGTAGGTTGCACCATTCTGTCACATACAATCGCAACATTTCTAAATGTCGGAAAAAAGTGAAGCGGACAAACCTCAGCTATTAGCTCGTACGATTctcttgatattttttttctgcgtcgTTACATCATTAACATCTAATTTTGCACAGCTTCGCTATTTGGAAGTTGCCGATTAACAATCACCTTAATGTGCGCATTAGCGTCTTTTTGCGCTCTCTTCATGACTATAAATCTCGGAATGGTCATTGTTTGTATGAACAAAGGACATACTAATAGCAGCAATAGTACGGAAATGGAGGGGTCTAACTGCACTGCGAATCcggaatttgaaattcaaagcaCGTGCGGAGTTAACACAACGCAGGTAAGAGAGATCATTTCAAATAAACATAAGGTTAATAATTGTTATGCGTCTTGCATTGATAGGAACAAGATGTGAGATGGGACAAGAATGCTCAAGGATTGTTATTAAGTGCCACTTACTACGGAGTGGTATCTATGCAGCTGCTCACCGGTTGGCTGTGTGATAAATTCGGAAAGACCAAACTCATAATGTcagtaaaaaactaaaaaataacattaaacAGAAATTATGACAGGCTATACAAATTGAGCTTCATTCAGGATCTGCGGGAGTACTGTTCTGGGTGTTACGTCAGTGCTGTCACCTTTGATTATTGAATATGCCGGAGTGCCGTTTTTCTTCGCTGCCCGTGTCATTCAGGGAGCTTGCATGGTAGGCGTTAAACAGTTTATTATGAGTTTTGCAAAATTATgttctaattttcttcttccatggATAATGCGACCCGCACAACAGTGTTTCATGCTGTCACCAGTTTTACCTTTGTTAAGACGCTGGACAACCGCTAAAGAGCAGGGACTTTTGGTTGGCTTGGCCTTCGCTGGCGCTGCCTTAGCAAACGCAGCTACGTACCCGATGGCTGGACTTATGTGTAAATATTCAGGATGGAGATCGATTTTTTACTTTGCTGGTAAGTCCATACGCTTGGTAGCTAGGCTAGTCGCATTTATTTGAACCCACTTTATTGAGATGTCAATTGACAGGTGGATGTGGCATCCTGTGGGGTTTAGCGGCAATCTTCATAATTTATGACAAACCAGGACAGCATCCTCGAGTTAGTATTAAGGAAAAGCAATATCTTCTTTCCACTCAAGTTGAAAGTTCATCAAAGGtagatttacaaaaaaaaatattacattcAAATGTGTTGTAATAAACTGACCAAATGTTCGTTTTACAATTCAAGActaaatttcttcaatttagaaaacaaataatgcGATTCCTTGGTCAAAAATTCTTCGATCGATTCCTGTTTGGTCGGTGATTACcacaaatttcttcttctttgcagcCACAGTATGCCACTACTATTTTATTAtacttttgtttgttattattgttacACTGAAGATATacatatttaattattcaaaaatgaatttttctttctgtagAAAGGAACGGTAATTAATCTACCACTCTTCATCAGAGACGTCTTAGATTTCAGCGTCACCGAAGTATGTATCCCGTTTCCAGTGTttaatttacacatactgAAACGTTATATTCTCATGCAGAATGGTATTTTTTCCGCTATGCCTTCAGTGGTCGCTTTGATGCTCCATTTAATCATCGGTCCGCTGTTTGACTGTGTACGTgcgaaacaaatattttccgTCACAGTTgtcagaaaaatatttcacgtCATAGGTATAATACTTTTAAGCAATCATAtttatggaaagaaaaagagcatcAAGACTTGGAAAttatttaacaaatttctGTTACCATATTAGGGACTCTATTCCCTGCAATAATGATGTTTACCGTTAGCCAACTACCTCCAGatcaaaaatatattattatcGGTTTAATCACTATTGGTTACGCATTGTATGAGGTGGCCTGGATGGGAGGATTTTCATTCGCGTTTATGGATATGGCCCCTGACTATGTAGGAATTATTCAGGGAATAAACAACACCATTGGACTCATGCCTGGGTTTATAATGCccgtcgtcatttcaaatttgactCCCGAGGTaatttacttgtttttttacaTTGCTTTATTAAGGAAACCTCAGTGAATTTTTACTAAATTATTGTGATACGATTTATAGGGAACTTCTCAGGAATGGAGTTacgtttttcttatgtttggCGGATTGTACAGCGTGGCATGTTTGATCTTCTTATTAACAGGATCGTCAGAATTGCAAAGTTGGGGAAACGCAAAAGACACTAGCAAAGCAGGAGAAACCGACAAATCGCTCGAAAAAATGGTCGCATAAAATGAAGCATTGAGAAATACATTCAAGCTTAATTGTTgccaaaatcaattaaaaatattgataatGTTAAGTACTGTACAATGtactaaataaagaaaaataactgcaTGCATGTAAAAACGTTCTGCCGAACCACGTTAAAAGTTATGTGCTCTAGCTCTATATTAccgaaattgaattcaatGCAATCAATTATGTGCAGGTATTCTTATAGGGGGAACTTTGTGTGTTGTGGTTGTCTTCGTAGTATATTTCGAATAACATACAATAAcccaaatacaaaaatatagcCCTATACACTAAACTATAGcaataaaaaacatttattttcctttcataATTAACATTACtgaattgaaaatagaaaCAGACGTAAGTGAAGGGATCTTATTATAATGCGCAAAATGAATTAGGTCCTTGCGTATTGTGCCGCACGTCGGCATTGTAAGCTAATTCAAATGTATTTGAACTACGAACCAATGTGAGCAATAGACATTAGACATCACTCGGATACATCGTGATATGCCGTTCTAAATCATAAAAGTCACGATCTCTTAAAGAATCATTTCAGTGTTCAAGAGACCCTAGTCTTCATAGGTTTCCAATAAAATGAAGGTAAAAGTAGGTGAAGTTGGTGATCTGCAAGTTGCTGCACGtaagtttaattattttagcGCAATCGTAAAACTAGCACAGTTCACTTTACTTTTAAGACAATGCGTTTAAGTTTCTTTGGCATATTTAATTAGTTTTGTAATGTTGCGCTCGCACCTTAAAAGAAGTTTTGTTCGTTCAACAGCCAGACTTCTAGGAAGCTGTAGATTGACAGTCAGTCTCACATGTTTATTTACTTCGTTCGCCGCTATCGTAACGACGATTAACCTGTCAATGGCGATTGTTTGCATGAATAGACGAACAAAAACGTGTATTGGAAGTGAAGAGATCAACAGCAACTCAAGTTTTGGATTTCCGGAATTAAACGGAACTTGTAGCGACACAAGAAAGGTAATTTGTTGTGTGTAGCTTTATACATATAATGATATACAATGATACATATATGCATAATTTCATTCTGGAACTAGTTTATAGGAGTTCTTACTGACGATGTTTTCAGTATTTGCTTCTTACATCTCATCCCAACACTCTCGTAATCGCTCGTAATTTCCTTACACCTCATTTGTATCTCcttcaacttttattttttgtttcttttcaattccttACTTAAGGCCCACGATTTCTGAGACCCCGTCCAATTTATACatatattaaataaaaaatgcatCCACTAGTTGCACTGGAACAGCTCCTTGGTCTGAACATGTAAAACAGCAGTAGAATGCCGATacccttatttttaaaaaagcttaACGattcacaaaacaaaaaggcatCATCATAAATGAATAGCTTTTGTCTGAATTtgagatttttgtttacataGGATAAACAAATGTATTTGGACAAGCCATCCCAAGGAATGCTGTTAGGCGCTCTTTATTATGGAGTAGTCTCAGCACAGCTGCTTGTTGGTTGGCTATGTGATAAATTTGGAAAATATAAACTGCAAATGTAAGTATTATAGGCCCTTCGCCTTTGTTCAAAGTGGAAATATATATGTGCTATCAAGAGTAAAATGATAAATATATTCACACCGGGACATTTAAAGGGCTCTCGGTTCCGGGTTTTACGGAATTGCTTCCTTCTTGTCTCCAATTATTCTAGAGTTTGCCGGTGTACCTTACTATTTTGCTCTTCGTGTCCTCAAGGGAGTTGCTACGGTAAGAAGTTTTTTACATGTTAATATTTTTCgcctctttaaaaataaatttataatgtGCAGAGTTTTGCTATTTCTTCGATGTTGCCGATGTTAACTCGCTGGACAACCATCCAAGAGCAGGGTCTTTTGGTGGGTATCGCAACTGCCGGTATTGGTGTAGCTAATTCAGTTACCTACCCAatatctggcttgctctgccaGTATGGGGGATGgaaatctattttttattttggtggtaTATAGTAAATTTAATCGAAGTCAATGCCTTTATAAGTACCCCAACAGTTCATTCAAGCgtttcttttgatatttttaaggGACTTGTGGTATGCTGGCAACTTTACTTGTTGTGTGTTTAGTGTACGATAGCCCAGCTGTACATCCTCGAGTGGAAGCGGAAGAGAAGcaatttcttctctcttttcaacTTCAAGGTGAATCAAAGGTAAAACAGATTTGAACGTACGCAATATAGCTACATCACATGACATCACATCAGACTCAACAAGGCAAAATGTTCCAAGTTTGTTGAACGTGAGAACAAAATTTTCTTCGAATTTTAATTTGTCGTTTAACTGAAACAGAAACGACGAGTTATTCCGTGGGGAAAGATGCTTCGTTCGGTTCCCGTTTGGTCTATTatcataacaaattttttcttcttcgctgtGGTAAAAGGAATAGTTCTCAACCTACCGATTTATGTCAAAGACGTCTTGGATTTCACAGTTACTGAGGTAAAAATGCACAGTTTATAAAGGTAGTGTGTCGCGCTTTTGAATGATGTATTTTGTCTACTACATATCATATAGAATGGCATATTTTCTGCTATGCCATTAGTCGGAGCTCTTGTTCTCCACTTAGTTGCAGGTCCCATTTTTGATTACGTTCGgaccaaaaatatattttcaccGACCACCGTACGAAAAATCTTTCATGTAGTAGGTAGCTATAACGATTACAATAGTAgtatagaccttattaagatccaaaggtatgggtcaagccgaccccttagcggcgttgcagtgtgaaggggtgccgtgaacaggagattttattttggctCGCCCCATGTGGCATGGTAATAGGCTTTTCGGgtaaatcgtgcccgagggaagaaaagggagaaaaggaaagtctggtcccctcttcttttcattctttccttttctcccttttcttccctcgggcacgatttacCCAAAAAGCCTATTACCATGCCACGTGGGGCGagccaaaataaaatctcatgttcacggcaccccttcacactgcaacgggCCGCTAAGGGGTCGGGTACATAGATATTACATAACCTCACTTCTATTTTATAAAGGCACCCTTACTCCTGGAGCATTGATGTTCATTTCGAGCCAACTAACACAGGAGCATAAATATTACATCATCTCATTAATAACCGTTGGCTATTCTCTTACTGAATTTGCTGTTATGGGGGGATATAACTTTGCCATGATGGATATTGCTCCTGATTATCTTGGCGTTCTTCAAGGaattaataaaacaattagTCTAGCTCCAGGTTTTATTATTCCGATGATCATATCGGCTCTAACTCCAAATGTAATTTCCTTGAGACTATTGCTTAACATTTTCTaagatttaatttttcatgtttcttATTATGTTTATTTGCAGGGATCGGAAGAAGAATGGGCAAACGCTTTTATTCTATTTGGTGCCCTATATATTACTTCGTGTCTGATTTTTGTGCTGACTGGTAGTGCACAACTTCAGAGCTGGGGTAAAGCAATAAAGGGTGACATGATCTGAGCAAAGGAATATTGCAAACATTTTACTAATAATTCCGCATCGGTATAGTGAGGGGTCGTTCACATACTACGTAGTGGGCTTAGGAGGGAGGGGGTCAGAcaaattacttcaaaatactacggggggaggggagggggagCCCGGGGATTTGATACGTAgtagaaacaaattttcaaaaattttccaatttaaaaaaaaaattgtttttcctaAGCTGGCAACGCtgtctttgtttatttttggcgAAAGCTCATCTGAGCCATGAGCTCCTCCTGAGTCATGAGCAGTCTGTTAtggtattatttatttttttatttgcatcgTTAATTTTCAATTGGTCACTGTCAAAAATGATACAAAGAATGCTTACTTTTTTAATACAGAAATAATTGAGTTTCGAAATATATGTAGGCCTATattttttaggggggggggggggggggtaaagaCAACTACTACGTAGTTTCAAGGGGGGGGGAGTCTCAACTGTCAAAACTGCGATGAAAGT
It includes:
- the LOC124342325 gene encoding sialin-like; this encodes MSEKSEADKPQLLAPSLFGSCRLTITLMCALASFCALFMTINLGMVIVCMNKGHTNSSNSTEMEGSNCTANPEFEIQSTCGVNTTQEQDVRWDKNAQGLLLSATYYGVVSMQLLTGWLCDKFGKTKLIMICGSTVLGVTSVLSPLIIEYAGVPFFFAARVIQGACMCFMLSPVLPLLRRWTTAKEQGLLVGLAFAGAALANAATYPMAGLMCKYSGWRSIFYFAGGCGILWGLAAIFIIYDKPGQHPRVSIKEKQYLLSTQVESSSKKTNNAIPWSKILRSIPVWSVITTNFFFFAATKGTVINLPLFIRDVLDFSVTENGIFSAMPSVVALMLHLIIGPLFDCVRAKQIFSVTVVRKIFHVIGTLFPAIMMFTVSQLPPDQKYIIIGLITIGYALYEVAWMGGFSFAFMDMAPDYVGIIQGINNTIGLMPGFIMPVVISNLTPEGTSQEWSYVFLMFGGLYSVACLIFLLTGSSELQSWGNAKDTSKAGETDKSLEKMVA
- the LOC124342326 gene encoding sialin-like isoform X2, with translation MKVKVGEVGDLQVAAPRLLGSCRLTVSLTCLFTSFAAIVTTINLSMAIVCMNRRTKTCIGSEEINSNSSFGFPELNGTCSDTRKDKQMYLDKPSQGMLLGALYYGVVSAQLLVGWLCDKFGKYKLQMALGSGFYGIASFLSPIILEFAGVPYYFALRVLKGVATSFAISSMLPMLTRWTTIQEQGLLVGIATAGIGVANSVTYPISGLLCQYGGWKSIFYFGGTCGMLATLLVVCLVYDSPAVHPRVEAEEKQFLLSFQLQGESKKRRVIPWGKMLRSVPVWSIIITNFFFFAVVKGIVLNLPIYVKDVLDFTVTENGIFSAMPLVGALVLHLVAGPIFDYVRTKNIFSPTTVRKIFHVAPLLLEH
- the LOC124342326 gene encoding sialin-like isoform X1 — translated: MKVKVGEVGDLQVAAPRLLGSCRLTVSLTCLFTSFAAIVTTINLSMAIVCMNRRTKTCIGSEEINSNSSFGFPELNGTCSDTRKDKQMYLDKPSQGMLLGALYYGVVSAQLLVGWLCDKFGKYKLQMALGSGFYGIASFLSPIILEFAGVPYYFALRVLKGVATSFAISSMLPMLTRWTTIQEQGLLVGIATAGIGVANSVTYPISGLLCQYGGWKSIFYFGGTCGMLATLLVVCLVYDSPAVHPRVEAEEKQFLLSFQLQGESKKRRVIPWGKMLRSVPVWSIIITNFFFFAVVKGIVLNLPIYVKDVLDFTVTENGIFSAMPLVGALVLHLVAGPIFDYVRTKNIFSPTTVRKIFHVVGTLTPGALMFISSQLTQEHKYYIISLITVGYSLTEFAVMGGYNFAMMDIAPDYLGVLQGINKTISLAPGFIIPMIISALTPNGSEEEWANAFILFGALYITSCLIFVLTGSAQLQSWGKAIKGDMI